AACGCAGATAAATACTTATATTTTCATTGATAGATCTAACTAAGTTAAAAAACGGATTTTCTCCAAAATTCTTCTGATAGCTCCGTTCCAGCCTCATATTTATCGCACTTTACAGAAGCCCCAGTTCAAATATAAGGAAACTGTATCTCTCTTCGATAAAAGATCTATTTTAGGACGCAAAATTAGATATTACAAAAGATTATAAAAATACCATTTTTTTGGTATAAAAACGCATCTAATACCTATATATAGGTATTAAATATCATTGGCAATGTATGTTCCATTTCATTAAGCAAACAATTTTTTGTATAAAATACAAATAGTACTTTTTTACCCACTTAAAAAGTGCAAGAATGTATAAAAGTCCATGTGTCAGCTATAATAGGGGCATGAATAGGCATCCGTTCCATACCTGTCCCTATTTGAATCGGTCACCCCACAGTGACCGGACATTACTCACCCAATTCGGATTCTCATTACAGTAGGCAACGAAAATCTGTATCAAGTTCCAAAGCCCGAGAATCATTCCATTAAACCTGGCAGGAATTGTGACAACATGTCTGCTTGAAACAGCTACTATTATGGTATCATGCTGTATTGTTATGCTATATACCATGTTCTAAGTCAAAACTCTTTTTTTTTAGAATTGAAGGTTTAAGGCTCCATCCGAAAGTCAATATCACTTTCTCAAAATTCTTTTCTACAGCACCCTTTGTATAAGTTAGGATGTCTTTCTCTAGAAAATTTTTGAAATCAGATGAACTCATGTCTCTAAAAATGTTTATATATTCTTTTTTAAGAAATTCATTTATGGCATGTGCCGATATCTTTTTTTGCGTGCACTTTTCTATAACATATAAGTTGCTTGGTACCGGTACCATCGTGTCCAGCCCCATGAAGATATTACAGTCTACCATAAGAGTATAAGCGCCGCTCTCGGCAAGAGGTGCGGAAATGCAGTAATTGGCTTGCTCAAGCAGAGAATCCACCAGTTCTTTTGTGGAAGAACTGATACTATTGGCCAATTGTTCATATCCTCTTAGATTCAGTTGGGATATGGTCTTTTCGATAGCCGGGATGAATTTCATTCCTGGACCCAGGTTCAAATCAAATCTTTTGTAATAGACAAGAAGCTCATTCCAATCTTTGTACCGTGAAGGTTTGATGATATTTACATTGTCTATACTATGTTGTTTAAGATACTCGCCGGAGGAAAATGCATCTTCTTTGAAGGTCTGTGTGTTTCCATCCGGGAAACTTAAATAGATGGTCTTATATGTGTCTCCAGTGTTGGTCCTTGCAAAAGCTTTACATTCCTCACCTTTGAGATAATATGCTGTGGTGATGTCAAAACCATTACCGCTGGCATCATTGTCATAGCAACAATTCCACTTTACCTTATCAGATGGGAATATACGGCTTATATTCTCTATTTGGGATTTGGTGACATATCCCCCCGTGCTTATGAATGCGCATGTGGTTTCTTTAGTATAATGGTTTATTTCGTAGAAACTCATTGCGTCAATAGCGGATTCAAAGAGATATATGTCTGTAACCTTGTCAAAAGGAACAAAATTGGCCATCCAACAGCTTTGTGCCTTGTCACCACCCGTGGCAAAGGCTTTATAATTGGTATTGGTCTCTGCAAAATAGTTCCTCATTTCAAAGTTAAGGATTTCCATCTGGGAGGGTTTGCGGAATGGAAAGCCGATATGATTGTTTTTTCCTACCTGGTAGATGAACAGTCTATTGGCGAAATCCTCCA
This sequence is a window from Bacteroides thetaiotaomicron VPI-5482. Protein-coding genes within it:
- a CDS encoding toprim domain-containing protein; this encodes MDYDECRAKISIIDIAEDLGYTRISGRQATNLTYVLGTPQNPEDEIVIFPKKNTYFSRKGSFDDKGELTKFVLKRLHMFSYCTQQGYRGVNEVLSRYMTGERIVTGNVQSRTKDHTQNYIKEFNLNYWNPRPIKKDNPYLTVQRKLSPQTVEDFANRLFIYQVGKNNHIGFPFRKPSQMEILNFEMRNYFAETNTNYKAFATGGDKAQSCWMANFVPFDKVTDIYLFESAIDAMSFYEINHYTKETTCAFISTGGYVTKSQIENISRIFPSDKVKWNCCYDNDASGNGFDITTAYYLKGEECKAFARTNTGDTYKTIYLSFPDGNTQTFKEDAFSSGEYLKQHSIDNVNIIKPSRYKDWNELLVYYKRFDLNLGPGMKFIPAIEKTISQLNLRGYEQLANSISSSTKELVDSLLEQANYCISAPLAESGAYTLMVDCNIFMGLDTMVPVPSNLYVIEKCTQKKISAHAINEFLKKEYINIFRDMSSSDFKNFLEKDILTYTKGAVEKNFEKVILTFGWSLKPSILKKKSFDLEHGI